One segment of Mycolicibacterium baixiangningiae DNA contains the following:
- a CDS encoding acyl-CoA carboxylase subunit epsilon: MSQDTDITEVSDHRQLTIDLPPAADPHIHVVKGQPSDEEIAALAAVLAGAGGGHAEPGPQEFNPWGHPVGKLRYDVTSWQRVTLLERTHMRR, encoded by the coding sequence ATGTCGCAGGACACCGACATCACCGAGGTCAGCGATCACCGACAGCTGACCATCGATCTGCCCCCGGCGGCGGACCCGCACATCCACGTCGTCAAGGGGCAGCCGTCCGACGAGGAGATCGCCGCGCTGGCCGCGGTGCTCGCCGGCGCCGGTGGCGGCCATGCCGAACCGGGCCCGCAGGAGTTCAACCCGTGGGGCCATCCGGTGGGCAAGCTGCGTTACGACGTCACCAGCTGGCAACGGGTGACGCTGCTGGAACGCACCCACATGCGGAGGTGA
- a CDS encoding Maf family protein, producing the protein MTRVVLGSASSGRLKVLRQAGIEPLVIVSGVDEDAIVATLGAGAPPDQVVCALAAAKAASVVDSLPSDVAADCVVIGCDSMLWLDGRLTGKPGSAAAARAQWQLMAGRSGELYTGHCLVRMRDGVPLGRELEAGGTTVRFGTPSPGDLAGYLDSGEPLGVAGAFTLDGLGGWFVDGVDGDPSNVIGLSLPLVRAMLARLDLSVPQLWTR; encoded by the coding sequence GTGACCCGGGTCGTCCTCGGGTCCGCGTCCTCCGGTCGGCTGAAAGTGTTGCGCCAGGCCGGAATCGAGCCGCTCGTCATCGTCTCGGGCGTCGACGAGGACGCGATCGTCGCGACGCTCGGCGCCGGGGCGCCGCCGGACCAGGTGGTGTGCGCGCTGGCCGCGGCCAAGGCCGCCAGTGTCGTGGACTCCCTGCCCTCCGACGTCGCGGCCGACTGCGTGGTCATCGGATGCGATTCGATGCTGTGGCTCGACGGCCGCCTCACGGGTAAACCCGGATCGGCGGCAGCCGCGCGGGCTCAATGGCAGCTGATGGCCGGGCGCAGCGGTGAGCTCTACACCGGACACTGTCTTGTGCGGATGCGCGACGGCGTCCCGCTGGGACGTGAACTGGAAGCGGGTGGCACCACGGTCCGGTTCGGCACGCCATCGCCCGGCGATCTGGCCGGATACCTCGACAGCGGCGAACCACTCGGTGTCGCAGGCGCTTTCACGCTCGACGGGCTCGGCGGCTGGTTCGTCGACGGTGTCGATGGCGACCCGTCGAACGTCATCGGGCTCAGCCTTCCGCTCGTGCGCGCCATGCTGGCGCGGCTCGACCTGTCGGTTCCGCAGTTGTGGACGCGCTGA
- a CDS encoding sulfurtransferase has translation MPLPPDSSPKLADYAHPERLVTSDWLASNLGRPGLSIVESDEDVLLYDTGHIPGAVKIDWHVDLNDPCVRDYIDGEQFAALMDRKGIGRDDTVVIYGDKSNWWAAYALWVFTLFGHPDVRLLDGGRDLWISDGRDTTLDVPSKQTSGYPVVERDDAPIRAFREDVLGILGKQPLIDVRSPAEYTGERTHMPDYPDEGALRGGHIPTARSIPWSKAARDNGQFRSRAELEELYGFLSEGDADPKTVVYCRIGERSSHTWFVLTHLLGLPGVRNYDGSWTEWGNAVRVPVAVGPDPGEVPASS, from the coding sequence GTGCCGCTGCCACCTGATTCCAGCCCCAAACTCGCCGACTACGCCCACCCGGAACGGCTGGTCACCTCCGACTGGCTGGCCAGCAATCTGGGCCGCCCGGGCCTTTCCATCGTGGAGTCCGACGAAGACGTCCTGCTCTACGACACCGGCCACATCCCGGGTGCGGTGAAGATCGACTGGCACGTCGACCTCAACGACCCATGCGTGCGCGACTACATCGACGGTGAGCAGTTCGCCGCACTGATGGATCGCAAGGGCATCGGCCGCGACGACACCGTGGTGATCTACGGCGACAAGAGCAACTGGTGGGCGGCCTACGCGCTGTGGGTGTTCACGTTGTTCGGCCATCCCGACGTCCGCCTGCTCGACGGTGGCCGAGACCTGTGGATCTCCGATGGCCGCGACACCACCCTCGACGTGCCGTCCAAACAGACCAGCGGCTACCCCGTCGTCGAGCGCGACGACGCCCCGATCCGTGCCTTCCGCGAGGACGTGCTGGGGATCCTCGGCAAGCAGCCGCTCATCGACGTCCGCTCGCCCGCCGAGTACACCGGTGAGCGGACCCATATGCCCGACTACCCGGACGAGGGCGCACTGCGCGGCGGGCACATCCCTACCGCCAGGTCGATCCCGTGGAGCAAGGCCGCCCGGGACAACGGCCAGTTCCGCTCCCGCGCTGAACTGGAGGAGCTCTACGGTTTCCTCTCCGAGGGCGATGCGGACCCGAAGACGGTCGTCTACTGCCGCATCGGGGAACGCTCCAGCCACACCTGGTTCGTCCTGACCCACCTGCTCGGCCTGCCCGGGGTGCGCAACTACGACGGTTCGTGGACCGAGTGGGGCAATGCGGTGCGGGTGCCCGTCGCCGTCGGCCCCGATCCGGGTGAGGTCCCCGCGTCGTCATGA
- a CDS encoding SufE family protein, translated as MTMPTPLAEVVSEFQEVQGQDKLRLLLEFADDLPALPSELEVAAMEPVPECQSPLFLHVDAEDPEHVRLYFSAPAEAPTTRGFAAILATGLDEQPAGAILAVPDDFYTELGLAALISPLRLRGMSAMLTRIKRRLRDA; from the coding sequence ATGACGATGCCGACCCCACTCGCCGAGGTCGTGTCCGAGTTCCAGGAAGTCCAGGGGCAGGACAAGCTCCGGCTGCTGCTGGAGTTCGCCGACGACCTGCCCGCGCTGCCTTCTGAGCTCGAAGTGGCGGCGATGGAACCGGTGCCCGAATGCCAGTCGCCGCTGTTCCTCCACGTCGACGCGGAAGACCCTGAGCACGTCCGGCTGTACTTCAGCGCGCCGGCCGAAGCCCCCACCACACGGGGTTTCGCGGCGATCCTGGCGACCGGACTGGACGAACAGCCGGCCGGGGCCATCCTCGCCGTGCCCGACGACTTCTACACCGAACTGGGACTCGCCGCGCTGATCAGCCCGCTGCGCTTACGCGGGATGTCGGCGATGCTGACGCGCATCAAGCGACGCCTGCGCGACGCCTGA
- a CDS encoding acetyl-CoA carboxylase biotin carboxylase subunit, translating to MASHASSRISKVLVANRGEIAVRVIRAAKDAGLQSVAVYAEPDADAPHVRLADEAFALGGQTSAESYLVFEKLLDAAEKSGANAIHPGYGFLSENADFAQAVLDAGLIWIGPSPQSIRDLGDKVTARHIAARAQAPLVPGTPDPVKNADEVVAFAEEYGVPVAIKAAFGGGGRGMKVARSIAEIPELFESATREAVAAFGRGECFVERYLDKPRHVEAQVIADTHGNVVVAGTRDCSLQRRFQKLVEEAPAPFLTDAQRKEIHESAKRICKEAGYYGAGTVEYLVGQDGLISFLEVNTRLQVEHPVTEETSGIDLVRQQFRIANGEPLDITEDPTPRGHSIEFRINGEDAGRGFLPAPGPVTKFEPPTGPGVRLDSGVESGSVIGGQFDSMLAKLIVTGATREEALERSRRALAEFNVEGLATVIPFHRAVVSDPAFIGDENGFTVHTRWIETEWDNSVEPFTGGDPIDEEDTIPRQTVVVEVGGRRLEVSLPGDLVLGGNGGGASAPGVVRKKPKPRKRGAQGGAATSGDAVTAPMQGTVVKVAVEEGQQVSAGDLVVVLEAMKMENPVTAHKDGTITGLAVEAGAAVTQGTVLAEIKSDGE from the coding sequence GTGGCCAGTCACGCCAGCTCAAGGATCTCCAAGGTGCTTGTCGCCAACCGAGGAGAGATTGCGGTCCGTGTCATCCGGGCGGCCAAGGATGCCGGGCTGCAGAGCGTGGCCGTCTACGCCGAACCGGACGCCGACGCACCGCACGTGCGGCTCGCGGACGAAGCGTTCGCGCTGGGCGGCCAGACCTCGGCCGAGTCGTACCTGGTGTTCGAGAAGCTGCTCGACGCCGCCGAGAAGTCGGGCGCCAACGCGATCCACCCGGGGTACGGCTTCCTCTCGGAGAACGCCGACTTCGCCCAGGCCGTGCTCGACGCCGGACTGATCTGGATCGGGCCCAGCCCGCAGTCCATCCGCGATCTCGGCGACAAGGTCACCGCCCGCCACATCGCCGCCCGCGCGCAGGCACCGCTGGTGCCCGGCACGCCGGATCCGGTCAAGAACGCCGACGAGGTCGTCGCGTTCGCCGAGGAGTACGGCGTACCGGTCGCGATCAAGGCCGCCTTCGGCGGCGGCGGCCGCGGTATGAAGGTGGCGCGTTCGATCGCCGAGATCCCCGAGCTGTTCGAGTCGGCGACCCGTGAGGCCGTCGCGGCGTTCGGCCGCGGTGAGTGCTTCGTCGAGCGCTACCTCGACAAGCCGCGCCACGTCGAAGCCCAGGTCATCGCCGACACCCACGGCAACGTCGTGGTCGCGGGCACCCGCGACTGCTCGCTGCAGCGCCGGTTCCAGAAACTGGTGGAAGAGGCGCCCGCACCGTTCCTGACCGACGCGCAGCGCAAGGAGATCCACGAGTCCGCCAAGCGGATCTGCAAGGAGGCCGGCTACTACGGCGCGGGCACCGTCGAGTACCTGGTCGGCCAGGACGGCCTGATCTCGTTCCTCGAGGTGAACACCCGCCTGCAGGTGGAGCACCCGGTGACCGAGGAGACCTCGGGCATCGACCTGGTGCGCCAGCAGTTCCGGATCGCCAACGGCGAACCGCTCGACATCACCGAGGACCCCACGCCCCGCGGGCATTCGATCGAGTTCCGCATCAACGGCGAGGACGCCGGACGTGGCTTCCTGCCGGCCCCCGGTCCGGTGACCAAGTTCGAGCCGCCGACGGGCCCGGGCGTGCGCCTGGATTCCGGCGTGGAGAGCGGATCGGTGATCGGCGGCCAGTTCGATTCGATGCTGGCCAAGCTGATCGTCACCGGTGCCACCCGTGAGGAGGCGCTGGAGCGGTCACGGCGCGCCCTGGCGGAGTTCAACGTCGAAGGGCTGGCCACGGTCATCCCCTTCCACCGCGCGGTGGTGAGCGATCCGGCGTTCATCGGTGACGAGAACGGCTTCACGGTGCACACGCGGTGGATCGAGACCGAGTGGGACAACTCCGTCGAACCGTTCACCGGTGGCGATCCGATCGACGAGGAAGACACGATCCCGCGCCAGACCGTCGTGGTGGAGGTCGGCGGCCGTCGTCTCGAGGTGTCACTGCCGGGCGATCTGGTGCTCGGCGGAAACGGCGGCGGTGCGTCCGCCCCGGGTGTCGTCCGTAAGAAGCCCAAGCCCCGCAAGCGCGGCGCCCAGGGCGGCGCGGCGACCTCCGGTGACGCGGTGACCGCGCCGATGCAGGGCACCGTCGTCAAGGTGGCCGTCGAAGAGGGTCAGCAGGTGTCCGCCGGCGATCTGGTCGTCGTGCTGGAGGCCATGAAGATGGAGAACCCGGTGACCGCCCACAAGGACGGCACGATCACCGGACTCGCGGTCGAGGCGGGCGCTGCCGTCACGCAGGGCACCGTGCTGGCCGAGATCAAGAGCGACGGCGAGTAG
- a CDS encoding zinc-binding dehydrogenase yields MDPVASGVSRAAVWTGSGVEIREVALPHDGDLIVRVRLATVCGSDLHTVAGRRRSPCPSVLGHEAVGEVAVPDPHRGLSVGERVVWSVISACGRCPRCRAGRSAKCAVVRKVGHEPFAGDWPLSGAYAEYIALPRGVTVLRVPEGLDDRVAAPAACATATVMATLEAAGPLAGRRVLICGAGMLGVTAAAACADAGAHVRITDLDAERLRSAERFGAAADAGGPVDVTIDFTGAAGAVEAALTRLDVGGVLVLAGSVMPGPALSLDPESVVRKWWTIRGVHNYEPRHLEQAITFLDRTQELCPWASVVSDPVRLDDIASVLAASVPPGTLPPGTLPPGTLPPGTLRAAVAPS; encoded by the coding sequence GTGGATCCGGTCGCGTCTGGTGTGAGCAGGGCCGCGGTCTGGACCGGCAGCGGCGTCGAGATCCGTGAGGTGGCCCTACCGCACGACGGCGACCTGATCGTGCGGGTGCGACTGGCCACCGTCTGCGGCAGCGACCTGCACACCGTTGCCGGACGCCGGCGCAGCCCGTGTCCCAGCGTGCTCGGACACGAGGCCGTCGGGGAGGTCGCCGTGCCCGATCCGCACCGCGGCCTGTCGGTCGGGGAGCGGGTGGTCTGGTCGGTCATCTCCGCGTGCGGGCGGTGCCCACGGTGCCGCGCGGGGCGCAGCGCCAAATGCGCGGTGGTGCGCAAGGTGGGGCACGAACCGTTCGCGGGGGACTGGCCGCTCTCTGGTGCGTATGCCGAATACATCGCCCTGCCTCGCGGGGTGACGGTCCTGCGGGTACCCGAGGGGCTCGACGACCGGGTGGCCGCGCCCGCAGCATGTGCGACAGCGACTGTGATGGCGACGCTGGAGGCGGCCGGTCCGCTCGCCGGGCGCCGGGTGCTGATCTGCGGCGCCGGCATGCTGGGGGTCACCGCGGCCGCCGCGTGCGCGGACGCCGGGGCGCACGTGCGGATCACCGACCTCGACGCCGAACGGCTGAGGTCGGCCGAACGCTTCGGCGCCGCTGCGGATGCCGGGGGACCGGTGGACGTCACTATCGACTTCACCGGCGCGGCCGGCGCGGTCGAGGCCGCGCTGACGCGGCTGGACGTCGGGGGTGTCCTGGTTCTTGCCGGCTCGGTGATGCCCGGTCCTGCGCTATCGCTCGACCCGGAGAGTGTGGTGCGCAAATGGTGGACGATCCGCGGTGTGCACAACTACGAACCGCGCCACCTCGAGCAGGCGATCACATTCCTGGACCGGACGCAGGAGCTGTGTCCGTGGGCGTCGGTGGTGTCGGACCCGGTGCGCCTCGACGACATCGCCTCCGTGCTGGCGGCCTCCGTGCCGCCCGGAACCCTGCCGCCCGGGACCCTGCCGCCCGGAACCCTGCCGCCCGGAACCCTGCGCGCCGCTGTGGCGCCGTCGTAG
- the phnE gene encoding phosphonate ABC transporter, permease protein PhnE — protein MTTSLSASPSGAGTPRPGRPPLVGPVQLVAVCALIATIVSAWYIDFAPAALIDGLDEVAALLERMLPPRLDDPGRIGGLAVETLLMAVLGTVLAAVASVPLAFLAARNTTPHPAVYAVARAVITFCRAMPDLLFAVLFVRALGIGVLPGILALALHSIGMLGKLFADAIEQSDPGPRDAVRSTGVGYVREMINAVLPQVVPAWIGTFVYRIDINLRMSVVLGFVGAGGIGFALQDALRGLVYPRALGIVLVILAIIAAMELASIGVRRVLLDASTSDPRRDRIWRVVLGAAVIAASIAALIELRISPWSLLTWVGPSIDVFARMVPPNFSAVGTGLLDAALQTVAIGVVSTAIGVVLSVPLGILAARNVTPHRWCYRLTRAWILVVRAVPELILAVVFVAALGLGPVAGTCALAIGSIGFLAKLVADAVEEIDPGPMEAVRSVGGGWWKTLFAAVVPQSMPALVGSSLYLFDVNVRTSTILGIVGAGGIGYLLFESIRTVNFDVAGAIVLVIFAVVYAIERLSGWIRSRLV, from the coding sequence GTGACCACCTCGCTGTCGGCGTCTCCGAGCGGGGCCGGGACTCCGCGCCCCGGCCGGCCACCCCTGGTCGGCCCTGTGCAGCTGGTGGCCGTCTGCGCACTGATCGCGACGATCGTCTCGGCCTGGTACATCGACTTCGCACCGGCTGCGTTGATCGACGGGCTCGACGAGGTCGCGGCCCTGCTGGAGCGCATGCTGCCGCCGCGCCTCGACGATCCAGGCCGCATCGGCGGGCTGGCGGTCGAGACACTGCTGATGGCGGTGCTCGGCACGGTGCTCGCCGCAGTCGCCTCGGTGCCGTTGGCTTTCCTGGCTGCCCGCAACACCACTCCGCACCCCGCGGTCTACGCCGTCGCACGGGCCGTCATCACGTTCTGCCGCGCGATGCCCGACCTGCTGTTCGCGGTGCTGTTCGTGCGGGCGCTGGGCATCGGTGTCCTGCCGGGCATCCTGGCGCTGGCGCTGCATTCGATCGGAATGCTGGGCAAGCTGTTCGCCGACGCGATCGAGCAGAGTGACCCGGGCCCGCGTGACGCGGTCCGCAGCACCGGCGTCGGCTACGTCCGGGAGATGATCAATGCCGTGCTGCCACAGGTGGTTCCGGCCTGGATCGGCACCTTCGTCTACCGCATCGACATCAACCTGCGGATGTCGGTCGTCCTCGGCTTCGTCGGGGCCGGCGGCATCGGTTTCGCGTTGCAGGATGCGCTGCGTGGGTTGGTCTACCCCCGGGCACTGGGCATCGTCCTGGTGATCCTCGCCATCATCGCCGCGATGGAGTTGGCGTCGATCGGTGTGCGGCGGGTGCTGCTCGACGCGTCGACGTCGGATCCGCGCCGGGACCGCATCTGGCGGGTCGTGCTGGGTGCGGCGGTGATCGCGGCCAGTATCGCCGCGCTGATCGAGTTGCGGATCAGCCCGTGGTCGCTGCTCACGTGGGTCGGCCCATCGATCGACGTCTTCGCGCGCATGGTCCCGCCGAACTTCTCCGCGGTGGGCACCGGTCTGCTCGACGCCGCCCTGCAGACCGTCGCCATCGGCGTGGTGTCGACCGCGATCGGTGTGGTGCTGTCGGTGCCGCTGGGGATCCTCGCGGCACGCAATGTCACACCGCACCGCTGGTGCTACCGGCTGACGCGCGCCTGGATCCTGGTGGTGCGCGCCGTCCCCGAGTTGATCCTCGCGGTGGTGTTCGTCGCCGCACTCGGGCTGGGCCCGGTCGCGGGTACGTGCGCGCTGGCGATCGGATCCATCGGTTTTCTCGCCAAGTTGGTCGCCGACGCGGTCGAGGAGATCGACCCCGGTCCGATGGAGGCGGTCCGCTCGGTGGGTGGCGGTTGGTGGAAGACGCTGTTCGCCGCGGTCGTGCCCCAGTCGATGCCCGCGCTGGTGGGGTCGAGCCTGTATCTGTTCGACGTCAACGTCCGCACCTCGACGATCCTCGGCATCGTCGGCGCCGGGGGGATCGGATATCTGCTGTTCGAATCGATCCGCACCGTGAACTTCGACGTGGCCGGCGCGATCGTGCTGGTGATCTTCGCCGTCGTCTACGCCATCGAAAGGTTGTCGGGGTGGATCCGGTCGCGTCTGGTGTGA
- the phnC gene encoding phosphonate ABC transporter ATP-binding protein yields the protein MDPGHPVAGDDVVVAVRNVTKRFGDTLALDDVSLDVHRSEMLVLLGLSGSGKSTLLRCLNGLHPVTSGQVNVGGTRVDTASRAELRGLRRRVGFVFQQFNLVGRLSCLENVLIGGLGRLRLPRYGALTYPRAMREEALGHLDRVGLADLADRRADTLSGGQQQRVAIARTLMQRPALLLADEPVASLDPENAGVVMDMLFRVCIEEKLTVVCTLHQVDLALGWAHRLVGLRNGRKVLDRPAVGMNRDDVLSIYRRVDPALADPAARST from the coding sequence GTGGACCCCGGCCACCCGGTTGCCGGCGATGACGTCGTGGTCGCCGTCCGCAACGTCACCAAGCGATTCGGCGACACACTCGCGCTCGACGACGTCTCGCTCGATGTCCACCGGAGCGAGATGCTGGTTCTGCTCGGCCTCTCCGGCTCCGGCAAGTCGACACTGCTGCGTTGCCTCAACGGCCTCCATCCGGTCACCTCCGGTCAGGTCAACGTCGGGGGGACACGCGTCGACACGGCATCACGGGCGGAGCTGCGGGGCCTGCGCCGGCGGGTTGGGTTCGTCTTCCAGCAGTTCAACCTCGTCGGGCGGCTCAGCTGCCTGGAGAACGTCCTCATCGGCGGCCTCGGCCGGTTGCGGCTGCCCCGCTACGGGGCACTGACCTACCCCCGCGCGATGCGTGAGGAGGCGCTCGGGCACCTCGACCGCGTCGGGCTGGCCGACCTCGCCGACCGGCGGGCCGACACGCTCTCCGGTGGTCAGCAGCAGCGGGTGGCGATCGCGCGAACCCTCATGCAGCGGCCCGCCCTGCTGCTCGCCGACGAACCGGTGGCCTCGCTGGACCCGGAGAACGCCGGCGTCGTCATGGACATGCTGTTCCGCGTCTGCATCGAGGAGAAGCTCACCGTCGTGTGCACCCTGCATCAGGTCGATCTGGCGCTGGGATGGGCGCATCGGCTGGTCGGTCTGCGGAACGGACGCAAGGTGCTCGACCGTCCCGCGGTGGGCATGAACCGGGACGACGTGCTGAGCATCTACCGCCGGGTCGATCCGGCGCTCGCCGATCCGGCCGCCCGGTCGACGTGA
- a CDS encoding phosphate/phosphite/phosphonate ABC transporter substrate-binding protein, producing the protein MMNRLTRLAAAVSAVTALALSGCSSSDGGSAAINDKGFPDTITLAAVPAENSADMRASYDPLIKLLEKETGSTIEFVQASDYAGVVEGMIADNVDLAFFGPFAYVVAGINGAKITPLGAVIEEEGAEPGYQSYGLARGDNAAVNRLADFAGKKVCFVDPGSTSGFLYPTAGLIEAGVIESGSEADISAAMTPIYAGGHDASALSIKNGDCDAGFAFDSMVDQTMVQKGDLAPGDLKTVWKSEMIAGSVFAANDSLGGAAIDALKKIFTEKANGKVMAAEGLCEGDGCLITDERAWGVVPVDDSAYNGVRKVCEVTGSEKCKA; encoded by the coding sequence ATGATGAATCGATTGACCCGCCTGGCCGCCGCGGTATCCGCGGTGACGGCACTGGCGCTGTCCGGGTGTTCGAGTTCGGACGGTGGTTCCGCAGCGATCAACGACAAGGGTTTCCCGGACACCATCACCCTCGCCGCCGTGCCGGCCGAGAACTCCGCCGACATGCGCGCCAGCTACGACCCGCTGATCAAGCTGCTGGAGAAGGAGACCGGCTCGACGATCGAATTCGTGCAGGCATCCGACTACGCCGGCGTGGTCGAAGGGATGATCGCCGACAACGTCGACCTCGCGTTCTTCGGACCGTTCGCCTACGTCGTCGCCGGGATCAACGGCGCCAAGATCACGCCGCTCGGCGCCGTCATCGAGGAGGAGGGCGCGGAACCCGGTTACCAGTCGTACGGCCTGGCGCGGGGCGACAACGCCGCCGTCAACCGGCTCGCCGACTTCGCGGGCAAGAAGGTGTGTTTCGTCGATCCCGGATCAACATCGGGCTTCCTGTACCCGACCGCGGGGCTGATCGAGGCCGGGGTGATCGAGTCCGGCTCCGAGGCCGACATCTCCGCGGCGATGACGCCGATCTATGCGGGCGGTCACGACGCCTCGGCGCTGTCGATCAAGAACGGCGACTGTGACGCCGGCTTCGCCTTCGACAGCATGGTCGACCAAACCATGGTGCAGAAGGGCGATCTCGCCCCCGGTGACCTGAAGACGGTGTGGAAGTCGGAGATGATCGCCGGATCGGTGTTCGCCGCCAACGATTCGCTGGGCGGCGCCGCCATCGACGCTCTGAAGAAGATCTTCACCGAGAAGGCCAACGGGAAGGTGATGGCGGCCGAAGGCCTGTGCGAGGGCGACGGCTGCCTGATCACCGACGAGCGCGCGTGGGGTGTTGTCCCCGTTGACGATTCCGCCTACAACGGTGTGCGCAAGGTCTGTGAGGTCACCGGTTCCGAGAAGTGCAAGGCCTGA
- a CDS encoding phosphonatase-like hydrolase, whose translation MHTELAVLDMAGTTVRDDGLVIRAFDEAATAVGLPRDGAEREHARRYVLDTMGQSKIEVFRALFGTEDRAREANTAFEKAYEQFVDGGVSAVPGAVEAISRLRETGVKVALTTGFSPATQQRMLDALGWGEIADVVLAPGPNVRGRPYPDLVLTALMHAGVDDVRKVAVVGDTTSDIVCGLRAGALMVAGVLTGAHDEPTLRAAGAVHVLDSVATLPELLLAP comes from the coding sequence ATGCACACAGAACTCGCGGTACTCGACATGGCAGGTACCACCGTCCGCGACGACGGACTGGTGATCCGCGCGTTCGACGAGGCCGCGACCGCCGTCGGACTGCCCCGGGACGGCGCCGAACGCGAGCACGCCCGCCGGTACGTGCTCGACACCATGGGCCAGTCCAAGATCGAGGTCTTCCGCGCCCTGTTCGGCACCGAGGACCGCGCCCGCGAAGCCAACACCGCCTTCGAGAAGGCCTACGAACAGTTCGTCGACGGCGGGGTCAGCGCGGTTCCTGGTGCGGTAGAGGCGATTTCACGGTTGCGCGAGACCGGCGTGAAGGTGGCGCTCACCACGGGCTTCAGTCCGGCCACCCAGCAGCGCATGCTCGATGCGCTCGGATGGGGTGAGATCGCCGACGTGGTGCTCGCGCCCGGGCCGAACGTGCGCGGCCGGCCCTATCCGGACCTGGTGCTGACCGCCCTCATGCACGCGGGCGTCGACGACGTCCGCAAGGTCGCCGTCGTGGGAGACACCACGAGCGACATCGTGTGCGGCCTGCGGGCGGGCGCCCTGATGGTCGCCGGTGTGCTGACCGGCGCACACGACGAACCGACGCTGCGCGCCGCCGGGGCGGTACACGTGCTCGACTCCGTCGCCACCCTGCCCGAACTCCTTCTTGCCCCCTGA
- a CDS encoding TIGR03364 family FAD-dependent oxidoreductase produces the protein MRIIIVGGGILGTAHAVEAVRHGHRVVHLEREREARGATVRNFGLVWVSGRTSGELDAALRARELWEELGRAVPGIGFRATGSLTLLRTPAEVAVAEEAAGRPDAAARGFTVVDADRVRTLNPALRGKFLAALYCSRDAAVESRQALPAIRGYLAATGRYTFLPATEARAVEGLGVRDDHGRRHDGDLVIVCAGAAHGGLVRELAGELPVRRVRLQMMQTAPLGERLTTAIADGDSMRYYPGFAGAAAEDLARTQPQDMVAERHRMQLLCVQRLHGGLTIGDTHEYAEPFTFDVSEDPYAYLTGLVEELLGRALPPVERRWAGVYSQCVDPDELVCRRSPAPGIHVVTGPGGRGMTLGPAIAEQTADLAGL, from the coding sequence ATGCGCATCATCATCGTCGGCGGTGGAATTCTGGGCACCGCGCACGCCGTGGAAGCGGTACGCCACGGACATCGGGTCGTCCACCTGGAACGTGAACGGGAAGCGCGCGGTGCGACCGTGCGCAACTTCGGGCTCGTCTGGGTCTCCGGGCGGACGAGCGGGGAACTCGACGCCGCGTTGCGCGCCAGGGAGCTGTGGGAGGAACTCGGCCGGGCCGTACCCGGCATCGGATTCCGCGCCACCGGATCGCTGACCCTGCTTCGCACCCCGGCCGAGGTGGCGGTGGCCGAAGAGGCCGCCGGGCGCCCCGACGCGGCCGCCCGCGGTTTCACCGTCGTCGATGCCGACCGCGTCCGCACCCTCAACCCGGCGCTACGCGGGAAATTCCTTGCCGCGCTGTACTGTTCGCGCGACGCCGCGGTGGAATCCCGGCAGGCGCTCCCGGCGATCCGCGGGTACCTGGCCGCGACGGGCCGCTACACCTTCCTGCCGGCGACCGAAGCGCGTGCGGTGGAGGGTCTCGGCGTGCGTGACGACCACGGGCGACGGCACGACGGCGACCTCGTCATCGTCTGTGCCGGCGCGGCGCACGGTGGGCTGGTTCGCGAGCTCGCAGGTGAGCTCCCGGTCCGCCGGGTGCGGCTGCAGATGATGCAGACGGCGCCGCTCGGCGAACGCCTCACCACGGCGATCGCCGACGGTGACAGCATGCGGTACTACCCGGGTTTCGCGGGCGCGGCGGCCGAGGACCTCGCGAGGACCCAACCGCAGGACATGGTCGCCGAACGGCATCGCATGCAGCTGCTGTGTGTCCAGCGGCTGCACGGCGGGCTCACGATCGGCGACACCCACGAGTACGCCGAACCGTTCACCTTCGACGTGTCCGAGGATCCGTACGCGTACCTCACCGGACTCGTCGAGGAGCTGCTGGGCCGCGCGCTTCCGCCCGTCGAGCGGCGGTGGGCGGGGGTCTACAGCCAGTGTGTCGACCCGGACGAGCTGGTGTGCCGCAGATCGCCGGCCCCCGGTATCCACGTGGTCACCGGTCCGGGCGGGCGCGGGATGACGCTGGGCCCGGCGATCGCCGAACAGACCGCCGACCTCGCCGGCCTGTGA